The following DNA comes from Chloroflexota bacterium.
AGGTGGTGTACAAAGCGGTGGACTCGCGGACGGTCAGTGGCGATCTCATAGTCTTCCATCTCATCGTGGTAGAAGTTCTTATGGAACTTCTCAGCAAGCCCGAACCCGCCAGGCAACGACTCATCCTCGAATTCGTCCGCAAGCTGGTCTACGGCGAGCTTGAGGGCTCGGTGGGTGCGGCAGGGCCAGTTGCGCTGTACGGCAGCAGCCATGACGGCGTGCGTTGCTGCGCCCCAAAGCTTCTCTGAGGCTTGCAGCTTGTCGCCGTCAAGGAACTCACGGTCTGAGGCCGTCAGGAAGTCCCGCGCCGTCTGTTGGTGGTTTTCGTGCTCCATGCTGCTCCGTCCTCTACGCCTTTGGTTGGATGAGCACGCGGACCGTGCCGTCGCCCTCGTCGCGGCGG
Coding sequences within:
- a CDS encoding PaREP1/PaREP8 domain-containing protein codes for the protein MEHENHQQTARDFLTASDREFLDGDKLQASEKLWGAATHAVMAAAVQRNWPCRTHRALKLAVDQLADEFEDESLPGGFGLAEKFHKNFYHDEMEDYEIATDRPRVHRFVHHLLALIDRNGDG